The stretch of DNA TTTCCCGCTCCGCAAAGTTCACGACGGCGGCCCAGGCCTTGGGGCTGAACCACACCACCGTCTCCCGCCGGATAGCCGCCCTGGAGAAGGCACTGGGCGGCCGGGTGCTGTCCCGGGCCGCGGGCGGCTGGGAACTGACGGACCTCGGTATTGAAGCCGTCCAGGTGGCCGAGCGGGTGGAGGAGGCCGTCGGGGCGCTTGGGCAGACCGGCCGCGCGGCGGACCCCATCACCGGCGTCGTCCGCATGACCGCAACTGACGGCTTCAGCGCCTACATCGCGGCCCCCGCAGTCGCCCGGCTCCGCCGTCAGCATCCCGGCCTGAGCGTCGAGATCATCACGGTCACCCGGCGTGCGCTCCAGCAGCGCTCAGGGCTGGATATCGAAGTGGTGGTGGGTGAGCCCCAGGTTCACCGGGCCGCGGCGGCCCGGCTTGGTGAATACATGCTCGGCATGTACGCCTCCCGCGACTATCTGGCGGAGTACGGAACGCCCGCGACGGTGGAGGAGCTGACGGCCCACGCCCTGGTGTACTTTGTGGACTCCATGCTCCAGGTGGACGACCTGGACGCGCCGCGCCGGCTGGTGCCGGCCATGCGGGAGGGGCTGAGCTCCACCAACGTCTTTGTCCACGTGGAGGCCACACGCGCCGGCGCCGGGATCGGCTTCCTGCCCTGCTTCGCGGCGGACCTCCACCCCGACCTCGTGCGGCTGCTGCCGGATGAGTTCGCCGAGCGGCTGCCGTACTGGATGGTGTTGCGCCCCGATTCGCTGCGCCGGCCGGCGGTTGCAGCCGTGGTGCAGGCGCTCCGGCAGCAGACCGCCAACCATCGCGAGGCCCTCCTGGGACGGGGCGCGAACTCATCGATTGCTCCGTAACGGCCGTTATGAGGCCTCAAAAAGGCCGTTACGGAGCAATCGACGGGGTTACCGGGTCGCGCCGGACGGGGGCGCCTGCGGCGAAGGCCCGGACCTTGGCGTCATCCCAGATGTGGGCCGGCATCGCGCCGGCCAGGAGGCGCCTTGCCAGCCGGGGATCGTCCTCAAAGGGAAGATCGCTGCCCGCCATGACCATGTTGCCGTAGCGCCGGCCCTTGAGCATTGCGGGGTCGGCGATGATCACTGTGTGCTTGAAGGCATCGGCAATGGTGGCTGCATCCTCCCTGGCGTTCCGCAGGTCGGGAGCGTCGCCGGAGTTCACCACGTAGACCCCGCCCGGGGCCAGGACGCGCTTGGCGTGCGCCGTGAACTCCCGGGTGGTCAGCGGCCGGGG from Arthrobacter sp. B3I9 encodes:
- a CDS encoding LysR family transcriptional regulator; this translates as MKANPDDLLVLLAVSRSAKFTTAAQALGLNHTTVSRRIAALEKALGGRVLSRAAGGWELTDLGIEAVQVAERVEEAVGALGQTGRAADPITGVVRMTATDGFSAYIAAPAVARLRRQHPGLSVEIITVTRRALQQRSGLDIEVVVGEPQVHRAAAARLGEYMLGMYASRDYLAEYGTPATVEELTAHALVYFVDSMLQVDDLDAPRRLVPAMREGLSSTNVFVHVEATRAGAGIGFLPCFAADLHPDLVRLLPDEFAERLPYWMVLRPDSLRRPAVAAVVQALRQQTANHREALLGRGANSSIAP